The Hugenholtzia roseola DSM 9546 genome contains a region encoding:
- the rpoN gene encoding RNA polymerase factor sigma-54: MQKLGLKQTQLQKLSPQQIQFIKLLQIPTAELESRIEEELESNPALEEGREEPVAEKTEEYEENFEEYEDFEESYDETNPMEEIKLEDYLQQDDVASYKTQSESGYPEEEEREIPIPTFTTLTDSLLEQLGHLRLDDRQKAIGEQLIGSIDEDGYIRRDLEAIANDLAFSQNIQTETDEVEEVLQRIQNFEPAGIAARDLQECLILQLERRSKDDLHVRYAIQILQTCFEEFKKKHFKKIQKRLSLSEEDMREAMNLILKLNPKPGGSSNAYAKTQYIIPDFILKNINGKLEVALNSKNAPELRVSRSYADMLEAYDKSDKKDKNFKQTVSFVKQKLDAAKWFIDAIKQRQNTLLRTMNAIVRYQREFFMEGDESKLRPMILKDIAQEIGMDISTVSRVANSKAVQTDFGVFPLKFFFSESISTDTGEDVSSKEVKYILKQIIENENKRRPLSDDKLEKLLRARGYQIARRTVAKYREQLNIPVARLRKEV; the protein is encoded by the coding sequence ATGCAAAAATTAGGACTAAAACAGACCCAACTCCAAAAACTTTCACCCCAACAGATTCAATTTATCAAACTCCTGCAAATTCCTACCGCAGAATTGGAATCGCGCATAGAGGAAGAATTGGAAAGCAACCCCGCCTTAGAAGAAGGGCGCGAAGAACCCGTAGCCGAAAAAACAGAAGAATACGAGGAAAACTTTGAAGAGTACGAAGACTTCGAGGAAAGCTATGACGAAACCAACCCAATGGAGGAAATCAAACTCGAAGACTACCTACAACAAGATGATGTAGCCAGCTACAAAACCCAAAGCGAAAGCGGCTACCCCGAAGAAGAGGAGCGCGAAATTCCGATACCTACCTTCACGACCCTAACCGACTCACTTTTAGAACAACTTGGACACCTGCGCTTAGACGACCGCCAGAAAGCTATCGGCGAACAGCTTATCGGCTCGATAGATGAAGACGGCTATATCCGCCGCGACCTCGAAGCGATAGCCAACGATTTAGCCTTTTCGCAAAATATCCAAACCGAAACCGACGAAGTAGAAGAAGTTTTGCAGCGGATTCAAAACTTCGAACCCGCAGGTATCGCCGCTCGCGATTTGCAGGAATGTTTGATTTTACAATTAGAAAGACGAAGCAAAGACGACCTACACGTCCGCTATGCCATTCAAATTCTGCAAACCTGCTTTGAAGAATTTAAAAAGAAACACTTTAAAAAAATACAAAAACGCCTTTCTCTTTCGGAAGAAGACATGCGCGAAGCCATGAACCTCATTCTGAAACTAAACCCCAAACCCGGGGGCAGCTCAAACGCCTACGCCAAGACGCAATATATCATTCCCGACTTTATCCTCAAAAATATCAATGGAAAGTTGGAAGTTGCCCTCAATTCCAAAAATGCGCCCGAATTGCGCGTAAGTAGGTCGTATGCTGATATGTTGGAGGCGTATGATAAAAGTGATAAAAAAGATAAGAATTTCAAGCAAACAGTTAGCTTTGTCAAGCAAAAATTAGATGCCGCCAAATGGTTTATTGATGCCATCAAACAGCGGCAGAATACGCTGCTACGCACCATGAACGCCATTGTTCGCTACCAAAGGGAATTTTTTATGGAAGGCGACGAGAGCAAGCTACGCCCCATGATTCTCAAAGACATCGCCCAAGAGATTGGCATGGACATCTCCACTGTGTCGCGTGTGGCAAATAGCAAAGCCGTCCAGACGGATTTTGGCGTATTTCCACTCAAATTTTTCTTCTCCGAAAGCATTTCCACCGATACAGGCGAAGATGTGAGCAGCAAAGAGGTTAAATATATCCTCAAACAAATTATTGAAAATGAAAACAAACGTCGCCCACTTTCCGACGACAAACTTGAAAAACTTTTGAG